Genomic DNA from Naumovozyma dairenensis CBS 421 chromosome 11, complete genome:
TGTATCAAAACCCTGTGTAACCCACCATCTAAAATATTCCTCTTCACTCCATCAAACGATCCACCTGGTAAAACCGACTTATACAACAGCAACACTTCAAGACCGATTTTGCGGATACTAATTTGACTATCTTTCCAGCAAACACATCCTTCCACTTTTTCACCAAGGCACTTGTAGCAAGTTTGAGCTGCACTTTTCAAAGGAAAATCAAAGTAGCTTTCTCCTACCCCATAAAAATGTAAGTATTTGATAGCCTCTTGTGGCAGTCCcgaaaaatcaaaaacatTAGTACAATTTCCAAACAAACTTTGTAGTATATCTTTTGTTGTAttcattcttcttcttttggGTGCCAGTTGCAACTCCCCTCCTCTTGGTACTTGCGGATGCAAAGTGTTAATGGTTAGTTCAATATTCGCTGGTTCGATGGTATTGGCCATGGTTGGTTCCACTTCAATGGTTTCAATTCCTCCATCATTCTCCTCATTGGTAGTCGTTTCCACATTTAAGGTGTAGTCAGccatatttttcagttcTTGGGTAATATTAACATCATTACCACAACATAATTGATGGCCGATATTGGCTAGACCAtaaaatttggaaactTGGTTGGTGATGCACTTCTGGGGATCAACTTGTTGCTTGTCATCTTCACATACACTTCTCCTGGTCCAATACGTATAACACAACCCACCTTGACGTAATCTCCCAGCAGtttgaatatattctcCAACAGAAGGCAAATAATCAACAATAAGTACCATTTTCACCTCAGGTATGTCAATACTTTCTGAGACCAATTTTGTGCCAATCAGAATTCGTTTTGAAGAATCCTGAATGAAGTCCTGTAGTTTTTTTAACTTAACTTCGGTAGGCAAATCCCCATGGACCCAAATTGAATCACAAAAAGTAACGGCACCTAATAACTCTACGGTTGATTTCTCCCTGCAAACGATAATTACTTTAGTATCGTCAGCATAGGTTAGAAATTTGGTAACAACATATTTAACCTTTTGAACAATAGCATCGTGGTCatcaaaataatcaaaagTTTTGACGACATTAACCAACGGAACTGAGGTGACATAATTATAATAGAAAACCCCAGACCCAGTAATGTTCGTAGTTAAAGAATCACCAACGCCAATGAAGCGCAACCCTTCTTTCATTAGGTTTTTACCTGCTGTTCCCGTCATACAAATTAGTTTCcaagataatgaaaaatttatatcaGGGATAGATTTAAACGTGGAGCCACGGTAGGATTGTTCAGTGACAAGATTATGAAACTCGTCAATTACAACCATACCTAAGAGAATATTCTGATATAATGTGTACCAGTCATTCATCATGGTGATAAAATTATCTGATGCCAGGTCGCTGAAAGTACCGACATACACATTACACCTGAAATCCCCTTCGGCAACAGCAGGACCATTAGCAAATAAACTCTTAACAGCACCATAAGTTAAACCACCAGTAGACAATCTCAACCTCATATTGGTCTCAAGAGCAACATATGGAACAAAAACAAAGGATATGACATGGCTATGTTGTTGAGCAACAGCAACCAAAGGGAGTTGAATTAAGGCAGTTTTACCATACCCTGGAAGAGCTTGGATGGGAAATAGATGGGTTTCAGAAGCGTATATTTCCATAGCACAATCAGATTGACCTTCACGGAACTTGAAATCTTTACCGTACACCTTCTCCCCACTACGATACAGATCTCTAAGGGATCTAGTTAAAGGAAAACCTCTTTTCTGACCGTTGGTTAAACCTTCTGCTTCTACCAACTCATCCTTTCCATAACCAAAACCTAACCATGCATGCCAAGCAGCTATAACCTTAATTGCAAAGATAATTTCAACAGTAGTCATACCAGCAGCAGCCCGTGAGTGGTCAACACCATAAACAGACGTTCCTGTAGCAGCAGAATGACCTGCCAGATTTTCCTTTGTGGCCATGGTGGTAACATCTTCACCATCAGCTTCTACATAATTCCTCAACAGAGAAACCATACCATGACGCATCTCACGAAAACCTAACCTCATATGGGAATCAACTTTGGACGGATATATTTTGAGAAAAGCGGCGAATTGTCTATAATTGATAAGAGTACCTGCAGCAGGGTCCACAAATAGAAAGGATTGGAGTATATTGTCTGTGAACTCTAATGATGACATTTCAAGACCATCAGCTGGCCTGGCAACATCTATCTCTCTAATATCTTCACTGTCgtcatcatctaattcaCCAAATAAATCACAATTCATACCATCAAAATCAGCACCAAGTTGGGAACGTAGGATGAGACGAAGAACCACAACATAGTAAAACATATAGTCTGATGTCATCTTGTCCAATACTTTATAACTTCTTTTACCATCTCCACTTTTAGAATATTGGGTAATTATTTCAATACATCTTGATACTGGATCGACAAAAAGATTACGTTGATTACCAGCATACTTAAGTACCAGCATTTCAGGAAAACGATATGGCCCACCAGCAGAAAAGTACACCATCCACATGATACACACACCCATTTCGGTAATCTTCTTGATGATGGATTCCTTATCAGGTGCACATGTTGGTTTCAATGAAGGACAGATTCTTtgtaaaataaatgaagggaataacaataacatcGAAACTTTGGGAACATTTCTATTTTCGTTCATGATAGCATGGCGAGAGTTCAATACGCAGTCAGCAGCCGCAGATACTGGCAGCAAGTTGTCGTAAAACTCCCTAATATCGTTAAggtttttttcaaaacagtTCTTTACATCATTATAAAAGACTTGGATGTAAGCTTTCGAAAACTTCTTGGAAGAGATCAGAACAGCATCTGGAGGAACTACTTTGGTGTTGAATTTCTTGTAATCTTGGTAAGCTTGGACAACTCtatgataaatatttgaagtCCAGTTCCAAGATTCACTTACGTTTCTGTTGAAGAACATATCGTCGGCATTAGTGTCCAAAGAAGTGGTGACACGAACTAAGATACCGTAAGTGGCAAAGGCTTTAACACCATCAAAAAATTCACGATACGCATTGATTTTATGAACAACAGGAATTTCAGAAGTCAAACTAGTCCAATTGAAACAACAAACTCTCATCATGAGGATCCACAAAGCCGAATAATCACTGTCGGAGTGAACTGCATATAACCAGCTACTAACGGAATTGGCATCTTCAATAACATATTCGGGAATTGCAACGGTTGTAGCAAATGACAATCTATCTACAATTTTGGCTAGGAATAAAAATGGTGCAACTAATCTAGCATACTTCTCtcttgtttctttcttatAACTCCTTGGAAACGCTTCTCCTGAGGTGGGGTTAACATAGGAATGGTGGATGTTTCTACGATGGTATAATCTTCTTACTTCGGGGTACCACGCAGAAAAGGCTCCTGAAGataaattttccatttcaattttgtaAGCATGGAAAGACCGTAATAATTGTAAGTCAGCTTCATTAAACTTAATTTCTCCTACACACATTTCTTGTTCAAAGAAACTGGAGTCTCTTGATTGAATAATATCTCTGGATATAGTGACGTTCAGGAAAGATTGGATATTATCAGtatcatttttataataCAGGTATTTATTAGGTAATCCTTTAAGGCGAATAGGAATGACTGAGTAGGTTTGAGATTCGGAGATGTCTTTTTTGGAAGTTCTTGAATTCACTGATTTAAAGCCTTCGTTAGTAGGATAGaactttttttcaatagtgGTACAATTTTCAAACAACAAATGGCTGTTATGTGGAATCAATTCTGAGTTTGGATATTCAGTATGATAGCTAGTGATATCAAATAGGCGATCTTTATAGTTTGATACCATGGTGATTTCTTTGTTAGTTAACTTCCAGGTTGAGGTTTCATAATTCTTAATAACTTTCTTGGTAACATTGTTTTCACTGGTTTCAACCATAACAAAGAAGCCATCAACAATACTGATGCGATCAGAAACATTAATACTTTGGCTATTCAAGTCTGACATGATTCCTTGGTGTCTTTATATTGAAAGGTACTTCTGTTTGCGTTGTGTAAATAAGTGTTCTTTACATCTTCTTTGTGTTGCGTCTTATAAAATTTGCTAATTTTCGTTGTTgaaaaactaaaaatttTAACGTGAACACATACAAACATAAAGAACACGTATGAACAACTACAGACAGAgacaaaacaaacaaaataaaagcAAATGAAAGATTAATACAAGGAAATCTGGTCTACTCGAACCGGGCTATCCGTATATACTGATAACTTTTTgtgataatgaaaattgaCGGACTTACAAACTGGCACTATACTGCACTATGAAAAACGAAAATGCTCAATAACAGACACtccaaatatattaaaggCTCGTTAGAGAGAGTAAATCACGGGCATTCAGAAAATATAGTTGTGGAATCTCCAAGTTGAAAACTGCGTGTGCAGTAATTCGGAGTAATCGGCACTTTTTGTTAGCCCCTATTATTTACGACCAAGAACTACTGGACGAAATCAAACATTCAGAAACTGGTACTCTCCATCGTGATACTAGTCTATATTCCCTACAAAATGAAGTAGTTCCTACAATCCCAGCTCTTTGTTTGCAACTTCCACAGCCATCTGTCGTTTTTGGTGTGACataaaaatggaaaatttaatatatgaCCAACCATGGACCAGGAACAAACTATATTTTAATACAAGACAATACCCAATTAATACATCATATACTGGCTTTAACTTCCCAACTAGCACCAATATTGACATGGTTATGGTCATAATTGGTGTGTGGCAAAAACTGACACTTTGACCGACGATATCTGACAAACCAGGGATGATGGATAAACTGTATTATACCAAAAGATGAGCATAATTATAGACAACATAATGAGACCTTAACTTCTGAACTACCATCCACATGGACCATGTTATGACCAATAATGGTGAAatgttgataatttaattttgaaCAACTAATATATTAACAATCAAACATTATCGATGGACCATATTATTCTATAATGGAATACCAATACAAACAAGCATATTAAATCTATTACTTCGAAACTACGACTAATATTGGTCGAGTTATTGGTGTTGGTAATTCTgagaaattttgaaaaattaatattttgtGAACCAttctattatattaaatgatactATACTATGTGGTAATATGCCATTAAAACTGTAttttaaaataataaaacattagtaaactattattatttgcagGGATACAGCCACAACAAGGGGTCATCTACTAATCATCATAACTTCATACCTAGTAAGGGGAAATATGTTTTTATAGgtttataataatgtacAATCTACAACTATATACATTTTAAATATCATGATTACATGTTTAAGAATAAACTACAAGATATATATCAGAAATGTCcaaaatttgtttatttttgattattaattatattatatatcttAAATATACTTGTTTAACGAAATTGTTATATATTGGTAACCTATATTAAACAAAAACCGGGAATTCCAGAAACtctctttcaattcttcaatattagCTATACAGATCTCCTTTCCAACTATGTTACTCTGCGATAAATTCTGATCATGACaatgtaataatattgatagGTAACCACTATAACTTTGGAAAATACTTACGATCGAACTTTCATCAGACTTCCGATAAGATCATTGTGTCCACATAATTGTTACCTGTTCGAATCCCATGGGTGGCAAGTAGGATTTACCATTTGATGTCTGTTCGAATCCCATAGGTGGCAAGTAGGAATTACAATTGTCACAAGTAGGAATTACAATTGTAACAAGTAGGAATTACAATCCGCGAAGATAGTGCAAGAAAAAGCCGCTTTGGTGAGGCGCTAACAGTGTAACACCCATACCGCGAAAAACTAAACTGTCAAGATTTTTTCGGGATGTCTGGGTTCTAGAAGGAATTACATGGCGGACAAGGAGGAAttacaattttcaaaaaacaCACCTTAAGCGCGCCTAGTAGGAATTACATGAAAACAAGCTTAACTATGTAAAAACAGGAGGAAATGCGTAATGTGCAAAAACGTGTCCTCCCACATCATATTATAACACCTTGTCATGACCATATCATTGCTAAACAACTCACCAGGCACCGGTAACTTAGGTTTGctaacaataatttcacAAAATTTGGCTAGAACACTAGTCTTGAATTTATCAAGTAAAATAGATTTCGAACGACCATATTTCAACATGACAGCATGGAGGCCCCTATCGAGGCAATGCTTCCTCACACCatcaaattctttttctgacatgatcattttcaacaacaaaataaactCAAACCCAAATCTTCTCACCTTAGCAGGACCAAGTTCCCAGCAGACACATCCACCATCTTTAGCACCAAGACAATCAGGACAAGGATTCTCAACAACAGACAAGGGGAAATCCAAACAACTTTCATTCAAAccataaaaaaataattgtGAACAGAGTTTGGATGGAAttccaataaattcaaatacatTCTTAGCAGAACCAAAAAGACCATTAATCTCGTCTTTCATGgatattattcttcttcttttattagGACCATGATCAAACGGTAAAAGGACAATTCTTGGGGTAGGCAATATTTCatcactattattattattatcatcatttataCTATCCTCATTCACCAATCCACGACTactattttccaaattatcaGGCATATCTACCTCATTACTTAAACCTGGAAAACTACTATCATTAGaagtaataaaattatcagATTGATCCATATCTGGACCCAAATCCTCAAACACAGAAGACTCATTAgcagaagaaaatgaatgaaCATTACCAACATGTTCAGAATCACCAATACTAGCACCCACTTCCACAACTCTTGGACGACCATCAccattcaaataatgatacatATTAGCAACATCTTCTGGGatattatgatgatgaccACAACATAAATCATGACCGTCGTAATTCAGATCATAAAATTTGGATACCTGTTTAATAATGCAAACATCTGGTCTCACTGAACTTGTCTGAACACTTCTCTTGGTCCAATAGGAAAGACATACCCCACCTTCACGCAACCTACCTGCCGTCTGGATATACTCCCCAATTGATGGAAGGTAATCAAGCATTATCACCAACTTGACTGCTTTGATATCAATACCCTCTGACACCAACTTCGTCCCTATCATTATTCTGCATTTCTCATCCtcaataaatcttcttgatttcttaaTCTTCTCTTCAGATGGTAAATCCCCATGAACCCATTCAGAATCTTGCCTGAAATACAACTTCTCAACAGTAACCTTCTCCTTGCAAACAATAATCACCTTGGACTTGGTATCATACTCCATGAATCTATCTACCAACTTTTCCACCTCAGTCTCTGCCACAGTAgatctttcaaaaacttgGAACTTCTTCACAATATTCTTGAGAGGAATTTGATTAACCAAATCAAAGTACAAGATTCTGTTCTTATTGGACACCATCGACGTACACATCTCCTTGTCATAACCAATAAATTTCATAGGTTTGACCATACCCTTTTCACCAGCAGTACCTGTCATCACCACCACCTTCCAAGCAAGATTAAAGTTAATCTCAGGAATCAATCTAAAAGATTGTCCACGGTACGATTGTTCAGTCTCTAAGTTGTGAAACTCATCAATGACAATCATACCTAGAATACACTcttgatatatattgtacCAATTATTGACCAACCGGACAAAATTCTCAGAACCTAAATCGTTAAAGGTGCCAACGTAAACATCACAAAACAAATTCTTCTCTTCAACAGCTGGACCATTAACAAACAGATCCTTGAGAATACCACAGTTGATACCACATGAAGATAGTCTGAGCTTCATATTCGATAGCAAACAAACATAAGGGACAAACACAAATGAAACAGTCTTTTGTTCACCATAAGATAGTGCAACCAAAGGAATCTGAAACAGAGCAGTTTTCCCAAAACCTGGAAGAGCTTGGATAGGGATGATCTGAGTGCCtgataaataaatttccaCAGCAACATCAAATTGACCTTCtctgaattgaaattccTTACCATACAACTTCTTACCGGCAACAAACAAATCTTTGATAGACccatttgatgaaaagTATTTCTTGACACATGCATTCTTAGCTACAGCAGActcaccttcttctttttctttgccATAACCAAGCCCCAACCAATTCTGCCAGGCACTATTGATTAAGGAAGCGTATTTCTCCTCCAACGACGCATCCGACCCAGTACCAGTTTCAACATCATTGGCATACACAGATTGACCTGTAGCCGCAGAATGACCAGCCAACCTCTCCTTCATGTTCATCACTTCGAAACTCTCACCCTCTACTTTAACGTATTCCCTAATAAGCTTGATCATCCCGTGCCTCATCTCTCTGAAGGAGAGCCTGGAGGTTCCACTAATTGATGCAGGGTACAGTTTCATAAACGCAGCAAACTTGCTATAATTCATCAACGAATGTGACACGCAATCAACAAATACAAAGGAGTTTAACACAATCTTTGAGTATCTAACCGGATCCCAGTCTTCCTCCGATTCACCATTACCAACAGATCTTGACAGATAATTTCTTAACAAATACTGTTCCGCCACTGTATTAGTATCTTGGAATAAATCCTTGCTCATACCATCATAGTTCTCACCCATGGAGTGTTTCAATACAGCCCTTgcaacaaaaatataataaaacaaataGTCAGACGTTTGTTTATCCAACGTCTTGCACAAGTATTCCTCACGTCTTGTCTTGGAATATGAAGTGATGATTTCCAAACATCTGGTTTCTGGATCGATAAATAAGTTTCTGTTGTTACCAGCgtatttcaaaataacCATGTCAGGAAAACGATAAGGACCAGTAGCAGAAACGTATATCAT
This window encodes:
- the NDAI0K00100 gene encoding uncharacterized protein translates to MSDLNSQSINVSDRISIVDGFFVMVETSENNVTKKVIKNYETSTWKLTNKEITMVSNYKDRLFDITSYHTEYPNSELIPHNSHLLFENCTTIEKKFYPTNEGFKSVNSRTSKKDISESQTYSVIPIRLKGLPNKYLYYKNDTDNIQSFLNVTISRDIIQSRDSSFFEQEMCVGEIKFNEADLQLLRSFHAYKIEMENLSSGAFSAWYPEVRRLYHRRNIHHSYVNPTSGEAFPRSYKKETREKYARLVAPFLFLAKIVDRLSFATTVAIPEYVIEDANSVSSWLYAVHSDSDYSALWILMMRVCCFNWTSLTSEIPVVHKINAYREFFDGVKAFATYGILVRVTTSLDTNADDMFFNRNVSESWNWTSNIYHRVVQAYQDYKKFNTKVVPPDAVLISSKKFSKAYIQVFYNDVKNCFEKNLNDIREFYDNLLPVSAAADCVLNSRHAIMNENRNVPKVSMLLLFPSFILQRICPSLKPTCAPDKESIIKKITEMGVCIMWMVYFSAGGPYRFPEMLVLKYAGNQRNLFVDPVSRCIEIITQYSKSGDGKRSYKVLDKMTSDYMFYYVVVLRLILRSQLGADFDGMNCDLFGELDDDDSEDIREIDVARPADGLEMSSLEFTDNILQSFLFVDPAAGTLINYRQFAAFLKIYPSKVDSHMRLGFREMRHGMVSLLRNYVEADGEDVTTMATKENLAGHSAATGTSVYGVDHSRAAAGMTTVEIIFAIKVIAAWHAWLGFGYGKDELVEAEGLTNGQKRGFPLTRSLRDLYRSGEKVYGKDFKFREGQSDCAMEIYASETHLFPIQALPGYGKTALIQLPLVAVAQQHSHVISFVFVPYVALETNMRLRLSTGGLTYGAVKSLFANGPAVAEGDFRCNVYVGTFSDLASDNFITMMNDWYTLYQNILLGMVVIDEFHNLVTEQSYRGSTFKSIPDINFSLSWKLICMTGTAGKNLMKEGLRFIGVGDSLTTNITGSGVFYYNYVTSVPLVNVVKTFDYFDDHDAIVQKVKYVVTKFLTYADDTKVIIVCREKSTVELLGAVTFCDSIWVHGDLPTEVKLKKLQDFIQDSSKRILIGTKLVSESIDIPEVKMVLIVDYLPSVGEYIQTAGRLRQGGLCYTYWTRRSVCEDDKQQVDPQKCITNQVSKFYGLANIGHQLCCGNDVNITQELKNMADYTLNVETTTNEENDGGIETIEVEPTMANTIEPANIELTINTLHPQVPRGGELQLAPKRRRMNTTKDILQSLFGNCTNVFDFSGLPQEAIKYLHFYGVGESYFDFPLKSAAQTCYKCLGEKVEGCVCWKDSQISIRKIGLEVLLLYKSVLPGGSFDGVKRNILDGGLHRVLIQFVTNKVSMKKLVEAKLSKFYTAMIGFRRLRYPERVFKHDGQMTSTYNIMWESLLNRKLDIISFFSTKRSTLTLPELWSIVSESSFDERIVALRRVGSSRYGRYAFVIQHGGRIDYLLDAIGFDYLEFMVGYDQNKDFNSRKEYIGRNLPKKAPSVKVEQKLYIMMQFAIFHNEEFRALVYRVFPDLPTVGFFSHWLQLQKLKVTFPHDQSRPLYQVIGAMYWKWSNF
- the NDAI0K00110 gene encoding uncharacterized protein, translating into MITISETVAVIDGYVILTSKDEHGVETKTIKQLTEKTRYFSFVERTKQSNQKLVDLDEFQTAYSNSSLIPVASQELFEYCTTYEREFYTTDDGFAIINARTSKKYRQRGQSFTVIPVHFKKKATKYLYYRDASTSLTGGLDFSVERSIIHSRDSSFFEQEMNVGEIKFSNTDLNILKNYHQVQPQFVESVYEIFIKIYASVRENYHRRPYIHSFVNGGFGEVFPKDLQIPTIQKYASLGAAFIYLIEVFPQLSFAEGFTAEVEIAPPKSIASMADWFTTRLLPGSNSSMWVLLFRISCYNWTDGSVAYPDVHTLNTYRQLVDSIRALATYSVLYRYLNNGVIPGDSKADEIFFNHVSESWNWTKTMYQRLTTAYMDYNKFNVKVCQPDAVLISGKRFSRTYIQEFYTNMTARFDGNIDKLKHYFLKLWSVKHIADTLLNSGANSNFCESRAAPKDSLFLLFTEKQLSLQMPQTVPEVTLDTDVVTQIVSDMGVCVMWMIYVSATGPYRFPDMVILKYAGNNRNLFIDPETRCLEIITSYSKTRREEYLCKTLDKQTSDYLFYYIFVARAVLKHSMGENYDGMSKDLFQDTNTVAEQYLLRNYLSRSVGNGESEEDWDPVRYSKIVLNSFVFVDCVSHSLMNYSKFAAFMKLYPASISGTSRLSFREMRHGMIKLIREYVKVEGESFEVMNMKERLAGHSAATGQSVYANDVETGTGSDASLEEKYASLINSAWQNWLGLGYGKEKEEGESAVAKNACVKKYFSSNGSIKDLFVAGKKLYGKEFQFREGQFDVAVEIYLSGTQIIPIQALPGFGKTALFQIPLVALSYGEQKTVSFVFVPYVCLLSNMKLRLSSCGINCGILKDLFVNGPAVEEKNLFCDVYVGTFNDLGSENFVRLVNNWYNIYQECILGMIVIDEFHNLETEQSYRGQSFRLIPEINFNLAWKVVVMTGTAGEKGMVKPMKFIGYDKEMCTSMVSNKNRILYFDLVNQIPLKNIVKKFQVFERSTVAETEVEKLVDRFMEYDTKSKVIIVCKEKVTVEKLYFRQDSEWVHGDLPSEEKIKKSRRFIEDEKCRIMIGTKLVSEGIDIKAVKLVIMLDYLPSIGEYIQTAGRLREGGVCLSYWTKRSVQTSSVRPDVCIIKQVSKFYDLNYDGHDLCCGHHHNIPEDVANMYHYLNGDGRPRVVEVGASIGDSEHVGNVHSFSSANESSVFEDLGPDMDQSDNFITSNDSSFPGLSNEVDMPDNLENSSRGLVNEDSINDDNNNNSDEILPTPRIVLLPFDHGPNKRRRIISMKDEINGLFGSAKNVFEFIGIPSKLCSQLFFYGLNESCLDFPLSVVENPCPDCLGAKDGGCVCWELGPAKVRRFGFEFILLLKMIMSEKEFDGVRKHCLDRGLHAVMLKYGRSKSILLDKFKTSVLAKFCEIIVSKPKLPVPGELFSNDMVMTRCYNMMWEDTFLHITHFLLFLHS